Genomic DNA from Epinephelus moara isolate mb chromosome 24, YSFRI_EMoa_1.0, whole genome shotgun sequence:
atttatgtatCTTTTCAAAAAGACCGGGTGACGTCATTATCGTGCGCCGACATGTGACCCAGGTCAGAGGCTGTCGGACGCCGGGTGGCTTGTCAAATGAGATCCCTGCAGTTGTTAAGTAATTCCTGTCACACCGGTCATCTCTTACCACAGACGGCGAGACTCGACGGACTCGAACAGCGGCAGACATGTCGTACTGCAGGCAGGAGGGTAACTACACTCTCCTTTCATTCATTTACACTCAGCGGCGGGGCAATGTCACCGAGCGAGCCACCATGCTAGGCTAACTTTCCAGACACAGCGTCGACTTACCGCAGATCACAGCAGGTTAGCTTCGTGGCTAGCTGCGAGTAAGGCTCCGGCAACAGTACAGTGAGGTTTATAATAGGGGCTGGCTTTGTAATGACGTGATGCACAGGTCGCTGTCGTCAGTTCATACGTAAGTTACAAACTGAGTGAAACGTCATGTCTGATCCTGGTGGTGTGACGTTACTGTCAGGGCTACCAAACGGCACAGCAGGTTAACTCAAGTCAAAGATGGTGGCATACTGGTCCTTTAAGAGTCGCCATCAACCACACAGTACAGCTTTACTCCTCCAGgttttttctttatgttaaCCTGtgatgttgtttgtgtttttgtcttataGGTAAAGATCGCATCATCTTTGTGACCAAGGAGGACCATGAGGCACCCAGCAATGCTGAGCTCATTGCAGATGACCCCAATGATCCTTATGAGGAGCAGGGTGAGTCACTCTAGTGGACCTGACCTCCAAACATGTCTTACCTCATAACGGTTTTCTACTAACTTTGGTTTTTGCTGCTTCTCTGTTTCTTTAGGTCTGATCCTCCCAAATGGTGACATCAACTGGAACTGCCCGTGTCTGGGCGGCATGGCCAGTGGACCGTGCGGCTCTCAGTTCAAGGATGCATTTTCCTGCTTCCACTACAGTAAGGAAGAGGTGAAGGGCTCCGAGTGCATCGACCAGTTCCGCGGCATGCAGGAGTGCATGCAGAGGTACCCTGAGCTCTATCCTCAGGAGGAGGATAAAGAAAGCTCCTCCCAAGCAGAGTCCGGCTCTGGATCTGTCTCCACCGCCCCGCCTGAGGGCTCTGCCTCACCTCCTGAAACTGACTCTACCGCTGCCACTTCAACATCCGAGTCTGCTGCCTCGTCTGACAGCACGGCGCCGACAGACAACCAGACTGCCAGCTAAGGTCCATCAGTTGTCATTCAGGCTTCTCTGTGTGCAAGCACTGCCCAGCATAACTGACTCTCCATGAGGAGCTGTGTTCggtctctcctcctgtctaagCCTGCAGAGAGGAGCTCACTGACACAGCTCTGACACTCACAGGCGATATTTACATCAGAGCAGGACTTTGTGAATGCTGAGAAACGTAGCGTATGTACAGACATATAGGCTGCTTTGTTTGCTGAGCACTCAGAAAATCATTGAATAATATGATTTGATGACAGCAGGCTGAGCCACTCGCTGCAGGGACATTGGCTGAAAGACTCACTGTATATGCAATAGAAATTTAATTTGCGTGTTCTCAATCAGAAGAGCTTCATTATGCGTGTTGTCTCTGTTAATGTCGGCTGGTCAGGAATACCACTTAGCACTGATTTATTACTAATCAATGTGACAGAAATCTAAGCAGTAATCAGTAGATTTATTGATTTGAGCAATTTAACAGTTTCATCCCTTTTGCTTTCATCACTTGAGAGACCAAACAAAGGTAACTGGTAAGAAACCAAGGTTACTGTGGGGCTGGGTATCAGTACGAGATACTTGTAAGCTAGTGACCAAAATAACACAGTACCAAGTACtattgaaacttctccagtcaaatgatacctgcACTCGATATTTTTTGAACCCAGATCAGggaaaaatgactatttgtgtAGTGTTGATCACAACGAATCACTGCAAGAGTTCTTCAATTTAATGCAAtgtgtgattggcccactaccacagcagctacaacctatacagtctgtggtgtggtgaagtcgagTGCGGTGTATTTGACAGTCGAATGAGGTGCTCTAGTGGTATCGGTATAACTTTAAAGGTACTGGTATGGGTACAGTAATTTTCTAAATGATACCCAGTCCTAATGGTTACAGCTTCTGTTCAGTAAACATTACATCAAGAGATGTTTTTAGCTGTTTGTCGACATCTTGTAGAAATGTCACGGTCTCCATCTCTATCTACATCCGGTGCTGTATGAACAGTGGTCATCATGTTTAATTGACACTGTATCTGGCCTAGACCAAAGTGGTGTGTCACCTTTAACTGTCACTGCATAAATGTTTCATTGTCTTTACACTGTGTAGAGAGTCTCCACTTGGATGCTGTGAT
This window encodes:
- the chchd4a gene encoding mitochondrial intermembrane space import and assembly protein 40 — encoded protein: MSYCRQEGKDRIIFVTKEDHEAPSNAELIADDPNDPYEEQGLILPNGDINWNCPCLGGMASGPCGSQFKDAFSCFHYSKEEVKGSECIDQFRGMQECMQRYPELYPQEEDKESSSQAESGSGSVSTAPPEGSASPPETDSTAATSTSESAASSDSTAPTDNQTAS